In the genome of Hevea brasiliensis isolate MT/VB/25A 57/8 chromosome 14, ASM3005281v1, whole genome shotgun sequence, the window CTGAGCCTTAATCCCAAAATGCTTGTGACTGCATTATAACACACATTTAAAGGATTTGTTTAAAACCATAATGTTGGtcaaaattcaaaacagaaaCATAATAACTGTTCTATTCAATAAGAGTCCTATTGTCTGTTTGTGTAAAAGACTTACAATAAGCTCATGAAGAGGCCAGGAAAAAGACCTAATTCCAAGTTGCAACCAACTTGATACTAAACAGAAGAAATATCATTGACAGCACAATTTGCATAGACTCATCAACTCATAAGTGAAACAAGTAGACTACACTATGGTAATGCTAGCTACATCACTATAAAGTCTGCCAGACTGTCAATTGTGTCTAGCTTTCCAAAGATTATTTTTCCAATAAAATTACATATCACATTTACAAGTAATAATATTTCTTTCAAAACTTGATACTTAAGGATAACTGTGACTATGAACAACTAATCAATTTTAATGCACCAACATATGCAAAGAAGCTCTTTGGTGTCAGTGATGGAGCACCACGTGCATGCTTGGCACTCCAACAGTAAAAACAAACAGGCCCACATTAAACATGTCCATTTGTTACCAAACAAGATGTCTAAACATCATTGCATGGAAATACAATCTATGAGGTAAAGGTAGTGAAAATCTAGCTCTTATGTTTAGTTAACATCTAGAAAACACAATATCCATCCGTCTGAAGATGACTCGTAAAAATCTTTTGTTATATAACCTGTACTAGGTAGTGCTTTGATCCACCAACTTAGGATGTCCCAAATGAATcagtttcaaacatttcattattATCGAAAAATGGATGCTCTTTCTATTAATTCTCAGAAATCAACTTTTTCCTTGCTACGGCTTAGGCTGTAAAGAGAAGCAGAATGGGCAAGTGaaatttccaactacaaatgaaTATTTGCAAGCAATTTGTACCTatttttttattgatgatatgacaatatatatgcatatatatatatacatacatatatatatatacatatatatatattcaacattTCTCAAGGAAAACAAGCTTTCATAATACTCTAAAGTGGGAAATCATTTATTATATGTTTTGGCCACAATCATAACAATTATCTTCTTTAAttgtggccatactagactagataaagtccgtaatgagagtattagagaaaaggtatgagtggtaccaattgaggataagttgagataagggagattgaggtgatttggtcatgtgaagcgtagacatacagaggctccagttagacaagcagagcacattaggttagaaaataaaaagaaaaaaaggggtagacctaaattgacttggaggagagtagtacaatatggcctataagcattacaaatttctgaggatttaacccaaaatcatttagagtggagaaagcgaattcatatagccgacctcaaatttttgggataaaggcttagttgagttgagtaatcTTTGTTTATAAGAACCAATAGGAACTAAACTTGGAGGTGGGCCAAGTCATGAGACTGCCAGGAGCTCTTCAAAAAGCTTTGCCTTCAAAGATTTAGTACCAAACTGGGAATTACAACATTATATACCCACAGGAGGATGCACAACAATTAAACTTCAGCATACCTGTCAAAATAAAATCTTCTACTTCTTCAGTATTGATTGCAAGAGACCAACGTATAGAAACTTTCGTATCAATTGAAACTTGTGTTATTCTCTCATCTCCTTTGGTATCACTTTCAACATGCAATGCAGGAATATCTGTGTCACTCCATCCACCTTTAGTGTCCTCATGGGTCCGACAACCATATTTGACAAAAAAAGTAACAAAATCAACAACCTTGTCTCTCCCACATGAGAATCCTTCTTTAATCTGTTCAACCTCCTTTGTCAACTTTCCAGGTGTTGTGGAAAATAATGATATATACGAGGTAGGATCTTGCTTATTACCATAGCTTCCTGTTGTATCCACAACGTGCACAACCTGAGAACCATGTTTAGAATTTCTCAACATATAAATGACAAATTACTTGGGTGCTTGAATTCACTGTTGTGAAGAAATGTCCAACACATAACAAAGTGATCAAAACATCACCCCCtcccaaaaaaagaaaaaaaagaagcatGAAGATTTTGCAAGCCAAAGGATTTACAGGCCTAAATAATTTTCCTTGTTTTTTCATACAATCAGATGCGTGCAACCCAATCTCATGTATTACAAATCAGTGCTCTAACTCGAGTTCTTCccaggcagagcagtggctagtTCACATGAGATAATGAATTCAGTACAGCATAACATTTTGAAGTACAATTAAATGACCACATACTTCCTCAAACAAACATAATCCATATGCCTTGGATGCAGTACCAGGCAACTCACCCATGATAAATTTATGGACTCAATTAATATTTCCTTAATTTGGTCTCACTGAGGACGTAAATAAGAATCCACAAGTTTTACATTCAACCCTACATGTCACAAAGGCACAAACTATCTTATGTTCACTAACCCTATATGTAGGAAAGGCACAAACTATCTTATGATCACTAACTGTTTGGAGGAAGATTTTGGATCCATGACCCATGCCACACAAAACTTATCCAACAAACACACCAACTTGAATCTAGTATATAGTTCAGCTGGTAAATCATGGATTAAATAGCAGAGTCAATAAAAATGGGAAAACTTACAGTTACTAATCATAATTTACCAACACTTGGAATCattcaaaaagaaaaaatttgaatGAATATAAAGCCAAGGAAAACACGACTATAGTTAATATGCAAATGGAAACTTACATTGACAGCTCTGCCATTGTCTTCAGTAAACGGTGGAACAATACCAGATAATATTAAAATGAGTGAGAGTCCAACCAGGACACTAGTTGCAAGGATAATTGTTCTTTTTGCACCTAGACAACAATAGTACACAAGAAGTGCAGTTACAACATTTGATTCCAAGTCCTACTGCAATAAATTTTTAGTAAAAAATGCACCTAAATTGATGATCAAATACTCATTAAAGCCTTAATTTGCAACTCAATGATTCAATGTACATTCAACAGAAACCTTATGTAGTTTCCAGAAAAATTTTACATATGATGCCCCATAACCATATTCGCCATTGTTTTAGAAGGCTCTAAATATCCACATTCAGACCAAAATGCAGCCTTAAACTCACAGCTCCATTAGTTCATGTGGTACAGGATTAGGATTAGCACAGTTCAGATAAATTTATTGATTATTAACTGTTTAACTGCTTTAATTTTGGATCATCATCTAACTTTTAAGGTAATTGTCTAAAAAGTTAAACAACCTAACCAGTTTAAGATTCAGCCATAATGGAATTGAGTTGTATTGAATATAATAAGTGCAATTAATAATAAAATCAAGATAATTCTTTTAGCAATAAAGCATAATATGGTTATTGTATCTGTACTTTCATTATCTGCATATGAATTGGCCAGTTGAAACTGTTCATTCCATGTCTGGTGAGGATGCTAAAGTAtgtataaagatcatgattatctGAATCAACCTAGATTCACTTTTTTGCACAAGAAAAGAGATCTTATTAACCCAGATTCACATAAACCATCCCATTTGTGCTAAAGCGAATTTTACCAATATTACCGATTAAGTTCTTGATGCCAAATGTACTTCACCTAATAGTCATCTAATAAAAATCTCAATATGGCATGCAACTAAATAAAGAAATCGCATAAAATAGAAACCTGAAAGATGGACATATGAAAGGACGTAAATCAGAGTGAAGCATATGATAACAGCAACAAAAACAGCAATTATTATATTCCCCAGCCACTCTGGAGTGCTACCCGGATTCCTGTataaaaccacaaatcatatgcaATCAATTTCTAGACATCAAGCAAATCAAGAGTGGCTACAAAATTATATCCTTTGAGGCTTTCTGAATGATGGAACTACAGCATTTAGAAACAATTACTATCATTGTACACTCAAGGTTGCAAGGAGAATAAATAGATCTTCCCCCATTCCAACCTTGAAAGTACATAGCACATAATCTGGTGATGGAAGATAGAGGACTAAAATATCTTATTCCCATATGGAGGTCTAAAGCACCATAATATGATTTTTGAAAAGGTTTGGGTTTGATATTGACACAATTTGTTAATAGGCCTGTCAATATTCAACTTGTGCCATTAAAAAATTAGGGGCTGTTTATTTACAGAAACTGAGGTATTTTTAGAAAAGCTTTTCACAGAAACAGAAATCTGGAGTTTTTTTAATGCAATAATTTtccaattttctattttttaatttgacattggaAAATAGCTAAACTCGTTTTCTACTGTTTTCCTATATAAAACTCCATTTGTTTTTCACttgttttaaaatataaaaatacaatcataattttttttactaaCATTATTAGCACCTATATGATACACCAGTACGAACCAAAACCACCACATTGCCATTATCAACCACCATTAAGACCAGCATTACCAACCGAAACCATTAGTGTCACCACTACCACACCACCATCATTTCCAAAACTGCTGCCATCTCTATTAGCACCAACATTGCTATCACCCATGCATCACCTTGCACTACCATCAACAATGCCCAGCACCTTCATCATGGCCATTGCTGTCACAACATACCCACAACACTACCCCCTTCTCCTCCACACCCCCCCGCCCCCTTCCCCCTCCCCCTCTCTTTCCCCACCTCCACCCCCAACCCCAAAAAAAACTATTATCATTATTGCCTCACATCACTAGGATCTCACCataaccaccaccaccaccataccTAAAGGAATAATTCACCCCGTAAACTTTTATACCTTTaattatttctaatggcatttaacTTTCATTTAATATCTCAATACAAGCACAACCTATTAAGAGAGAgttgaaatagaaaaaaaaaaaaaaaaaaaaaaaaaaaaaaaacattcttTCGTTCCCCAATTACCAACTTTTGGTAGAAAACAAGAAGTTGAATTCAAATAATGGCCTTTTAAAGAGTAAGTCAGTAATATGATAGTgacattataattttataaacttTACCTATCAAATCGAACCACAATTCCAATTAACGTGGCAGCCAAGCGAATAAAAGTTCCCGCAGAAATTATAATTGGTACAGCCATACCCGTTAGAAGAGTTGCAAGTTTGAGGGGCCTTGGCAACCGAGCTGGGGTTAGAGTTGCTTCAAGCAAGCCATCTGAATATTCCAAAATTCAGAAACAGATGAGTGAGATAATGCTGTTAACTCATACATCAcatgaaaataattttcttaGTCATCATGTCTTGGATTTCAAATCCTAGGCATAAAAggccatttctttttctttcttatacaCACTTACAACGTCCTAAATAGGAACTTACATGCAAATGCTGGTGGAACCAGCCAAAAGAGTGCCATGTAAGATGAACCAATTTTGTAATAATGTCCCAAGATCAGAAGAACAAGCCACTGAATAAAACCAGCTTTAAAAAGCCATCTTTCAGCCTCTAACTTGACCAATTCAGCTTGGACAACAGATGACAGCTGCTTTTTCTTGGAGTATACATTTGATAAATACATTTGAAGAACAAGATAACCAAAATGTTGGCCAATCAATGCCCCAATGAGCGCAGGTGCGGCAAATAACCCAACTACTAACCATGGGTTTCCAACATAGGGCACTGGTGATGAAGATATTTGTGGAAGAATGAAGGCCACGAGAACAGAGAAGCTTATTGAAAATACCAACATTAGGATGGCACTCAGACTTGACAAGACCAAAGAAATAGCAGCTGGATAACCACCCATAAGCAACGACGTCACCCATATTAGAAGTGATTGCATAATCACTGAATTGTGAAGAATGCTTGCAAAACGTTGATTGTATACGATCATGTATGTCCCCTGAGATTGACATGCGTTAGAAAAAAGGCAACAAACTTTATTATAGGTAGCAGGGCATAATCAATGACCATTCAATGCAAAGTTAAAGTGTCAGTAGCTAAAAGTACCAAAATGTCAAAAAATACAGCATTGTCATGGCCACTTTTTTCCTCTTCTCTCATTGCCTTGCCTTTTGGAAGATGAGATGTTGGAGCTATCTGAAGTAAAAAAGCAAGCATATTCTCCCCAAGATGCTGAAGAGATCCAGATTTGAGGAACTCCAATTTGTCATTCTGAAaggaaaattttttcaaaattacaCAGATATACAATTATATACTGCTTGCAGTTTAATTATATACTGCTTGCAGTTTATTTATTTATGCTGCTATTTATTAATCAATATTTATGTAGCCAAAGCTTCAAAGACAATACAAACTATCCCCGCTTCAAAGCAAATGATTACAAATGAGATTATTTCTAATAGTTATTGTTTCTTCTATTTTTGGGAACACTGTCTAAAATAGGTCCAGTTAACAAGTTAAATTCTGAGTACATTGCAAATAAACAATAACTTGCATCTTAGCACATGCAAGCCAGCTGCCAAAACCAATTGTGATATTTCATAGCAAACATGAAGTTCTTGCATGGGTTAACTTTTTAAAATGGTGCATGTTCAAAAATATACTTCCACAGGCCATCAAAGCATATCGTCAGTGTGCCACTGTGTCATCCCATACACTGCCACTGCAGAAATTGTTTCACTTCCTAATATAAGTCTAGGCTCAGTCCTAACTTTAGGTTGTGGTTTGCAAGACTCAATTCAGTGATACTGAAACTATTTTGGATTAGATAAATAACAGAGATATTGGTTTCATCATATGTAAGTAAGCTCAAATAGTTGTCCCATAATTTCACTCCTTTTTCCATGACACAAAGAGCTTAAGCAGATGAATATCAAATACCCTAAAAAAACATAAATAAAAAGGAGTGGACATAATAGAAAGACCTTAGTGTGATATACACCACTGTTATCTGTGTAAGCAAAGTCAAGCCCTGAAAGACCAGCAACCTCTTTGTAAACTTGGAAATCTGTAGCAGATTTAATCACTCCAGATGAAAAAAGATCCTGCACAATCACAACTAAAGCAACACAAATACATCAACTGTCAAAAAGAAATAGATTTTAAGAAAATTCCACTAAAAATGAAATCACAAACCTGTGCTACAATATGACCAGATGGGTATTTTGCTGCCAATGCAAAGTTCTCAATAGCAAATGGATGAGGACCAGCCTGCAGGTAATGAATGACAAATAAAAAACAGAAggaaaaaaattacttaaaaggACACAGAGAACAATAAACAACCAAGTGGAGTAGCAGGACGGTTGCATAATGATATCTAAATATTCTAATTAGATAAATACAATATAAAGGGGTCAATATTCTAAAATTCTACATAATAAATCAAAGGAATAGAATCATAGCATATCAAGCACATTCATTTCCTTCTCTTTGGCCATTATTCAACAAACAAAAAGAGGAAAAAACCTACTTTTGCTGATATCTAAACCACAAATCCACATTCAAATCGCAAAAAAGTGGTGTAATCAAATGGCAGCACAAAAAAGGCAAAAGCATATTGATTCAGAAAAGTATACCTGAAAAATGCCAGACTTCCCTCCAACACCCATGGCTTCCAAATCAATAGCGATACAAATAGTTCTACTCCAAGGGTGCTGCAtcaacaaaataaaatttcactTTACTACAAATAAAGTCTTGTGCTTTCTTGAAATAGATTTccttctaataaaaaaaataatttctattttttgaGAAATGCTGCAACCTAATCTTGCACACCAAAATATGCAAGATGCCAACTTCAACAAgattctaataaaaaaaataattgtttCTTTCTTTAAACAAATAGTTTATAGCTGCTGAAGCAAAAAAACTCAAGGTACAATTGGGGGAAAAGACCATAATGAAGGCAAGCATTGACAATGCATCCAACCTGAGTTATAAAGCTATGAGCACCATTTAGACCTTCCTCCTCGCcagtattaaataaaaatattatggcATTCTTGAATCCATGAGCCCACTGAGAAATCCCTCGAGCAAGTTCCAACATAACACCCACACAAGAACTGCAATCTCCAGCACCTTCCCTGAAACATTTAGAGTTCTTATTTGAGTAAAGGCAACAGAAAATGACGTATTTGTTAAAACAAAATTGAAGCATTGTGTGATCAAAGCATATGAAAGATATTCAAGGATGCAGCATAAAGGCCAACTTGTGGATGTCTTAAAAACATAATGTATAGGAGAAAGTATGAAACCtttcctaaaatttttttctGGAAGAAAGCATTAAAGATTCCTAATAAATTTCCTCCTTCCATAAGCTACTGGAAAAGGCAACTTTTTCCTGAATCTTTATCACAAATGATAATAGAATATACAGTTATTTCAATTCATAGAATTAAGACTTATATAAGGATTTATAATCAATCATGCAGTATTCTGGTTCTTGACAACAATTCCAATGACCATACATAACAAGGTTATATTGAAACTTGGAAGTCTCCagtaagataattttttttttcttaccttTTCTAAATCTAATcatgaaattcttaaaagaaTTAATAGTGTTTAGTCTTAAAACTGAATTTTTTGATTCTGTCCAATGCTACCATTTGTAGTGGCTGCATAAATTCATACATGCTAGGACCCACAGGACAGAGCAAGAGAAATAATCATCACACAATACACTATTAAAAGAAAGGCAGTCAACAAAAAAGGTGAAAAAAGGTTTTGGTcaagataagcattagattctcaTTAGGAAGAGAAAGATAGCATACGTTGAGAATACAGTATCAATGTGAGAAGAGACGAGAATAGCATTTTCTTCTGCCTCAGATGCATATTTTGGCAAGATTCTTAGAATGATGTGGTTCAGATCTGAATAAACAAGTGTTTTCCCCTTAAAGAGGCCACTGACCAGACGATTTGCGCCAGTTTTTGCATGGAAAAGCTCCACTTGAACATCAACCTCCCAATGGGCTGTTTTCTTAATATTTTCTGCTGCTGCCAAAACATACTGTGGTGGAATGCATG includes:
- the LOC110643419 gene encoding uncharacterized protein LOC110643419, yielding MRRRPNNSSSKSEPSTSQEPIGVDATGTANVVEDAGLISGKTRRSGFVWLILFGVIIYSSWAVYYYQFESLPLPLTAEQAGKRGFSEVEAMKHVQALTQLGPHPVGSDAIDLALQYVLAAAENIKKTAHWEVDVQVELFHAKTGANRLVSGLFKGKTLVYSDLNHIILRILPKYASEAEENAILVSSHIDTVFSTEGAGDCSSCVGVMLELARGISQWAHGFKNAIIFLFNTGEEEGLNGAHSFITQHPWSRTICIAIDLEAMGVGGKSGIFQAGPHPFAIENFALAAKYPSGHIVAQDLFSSGVIKSATDFQVYKEVAGLSGLDFAYTDNSGVYHTKNDKLEFLKSGSLQHLGENMLAFLLQIAPTSHLPKGKAMREEEKSGHDNAVFFDILGTYMIVYNQRFASILHNSVIMQSLLIWVTSLLMGGYPAAISLVLSSLSAILMLVFSISFSVLVAFILPQISSSPVPYVGNPWLVVGLFAAPALIGALIGQHFGYLVLQMYLSNVYSKKKQLSSVVQAELVKLEAERWLFKAGFIQWLVLLILGHYYKIGSSYMALFWLVPPAFAYGLLEATLTPARLPRPLKLATLLTGMAVPIIISAGTFIRLAATLIGIVVRFDRNPGSTPEWLGNIIIAVFVAVIICFTLIYVLSYVHLSGAKRTIILATSVLVGLSLILILSGIVPPFTEDNGRAVNVVHVVDTTGSYGNKQDPTSYISLFSTTPGKLTKEVEQIKEGFSCGRDKVVDFVTFFVKYGCRTHEDTKGGWSDTDIPALHVESDTKGDERITQVSIDTKVSIRWSLAINTEEVEDFILTGNSEELIPFGNKSSTDGWHIIQFSGGKEAPRKFELTLFWVKKPMKSAHSVDEQQTEDQQPLLKLRTDVDRLTPKAERVLKKLPGWCSQFGKSSSPYTLAFFSSLPVDF